The following proteins are encoded in a genomic region of Pseudomonas saponiphila:
- a CDS encoding bestrophin family protein, with translation MIVRPKPNLISILFALKGSIAKRIALRCVLITLLASVIVLVETLQPTYFSKVNATPFTLLGLSLSIFMSFRNNACYDRWWEGRKQLGQLIIDVRSLIRESQVIDGNPEREGLLRDLCGFAHSLIARLRHEDEATALRPWAQAGIDPQHPNLTDRQLQRIGQRCSQWAQQGLISEWRYTLMETRLVSLSQVQAACERIQNTPLPFPYTLLLHRTIYLFCILLPFAMAEPLGWLTPIFTAIVSYTFLGLDEIGNDLEDPFGYDDNDLPCNALLRGLQREVLAALGQRELPPALEPVEYLLS, from the coding sequence ATGATTGTCCGCCCCAAGCCGAACCTGATCAGCATCCTCTTCGCCCTCAAGGGCTCGATCGCCAAGCGCATTGCCTTGCGCTGCGTGCTGATCACCCTGCTGGCCTCGGTCATCGTGCTGGTGGAAACCCTGCAACCCACCTACTTTTCCAAGGTCAACGCCACGCCCTTCACCCTGCTCGGGCTGTCGCTGTCGATCTTCATGAGCTTTCGCAACAACGCCTGCTACGACCGCTGGTGGGAGGGCCGCAAGCAGTTGGGCCAGTTGATCATCGACGTGCGCTCGCTGATCCGTGAAAGCCAGGTCATCGACGGCAATCCCGAGCGCGAGGGCCTGCTGCGCGACCTGTGCGGCTTCGCCCACAGCCTGATCGCCCGCCTGCGTCACGAAGACGAGGCCACCGCCCTGCGGCCCTGGGCCCAGGCCGGCATCGACCCGCAACACCCGAACCTCACCGATAGGCAGTTGCAACGCATCGGCCAGCGCTGCTCGCAGTGGGCACAACAGGGGCTGATCAGCGAATGGCGCTACACCCTGATGGAAACCCGGCTGGTCAGCCTGAGCCAGGTCCAGGCCGCCTGCGAACGGATCCAGAACACCCCGCTGCCCTTCCCCTATACCTTGCTGCTGCACCGCACCATCTACCTGTTCTGCATCCTCCTGCCGTTCGCCATGGCCGAGCCCCTGGGCTGGCTGACGCCGATCTTCACCGCCATCGTCAGCTACACCTTCCTGGGCCTCGACGAGATCGGCAACGACCTCGAAGACCCCTTCGGCTACGACGACAACGATCTGCCTTGCAACGCTCTGTTGCGCGGTCTGCAGCGTGAAGTCCTGGCGGCCCTGGGGCAGCGCGAGCTGCCGCCGGCGCTGGAACCGGTGGAATACCTGCTCAGCTGA
- the istB gene encoding IS21-like element IS1474 family helper ATPase IstB, with protein sequence MMPQHTLNQLHQLRLDGMARALEEQWTLPASHSLSFDERLGLLLDRELAWRDNQRLVRLRKKAKLKYANACLEDLDRRTGRALDERLIATLASGDWIRQQHNLLLTGPTGAGKTWLACALGNQACRQGYSTLYLRTPRLLEQLRIAHGDGSFGRTLQQLAKVDVLVLDDWALAPLEEGARHDLLEVIDDRAGSRSTILTSQLPIEHWHGWINDPTLADAILDRLVHNAYRLTMKGESLRRKKAEEQAAS encoded by the coding sequence ATGATGCCGCAACACACCCTGAATCAACTGCACCAGCTACGCCTGGACGGCATGGCCCGCGCCCTGGAAGAGCAATGGACGCTGCCGGCCAGCCACAGCCTGAGCTTCGATGAACGCCTCGGCCTACTGCTCGACCGCGAACTGGCCTGGCGTGACAACCAGCGCCTGGTACGGCTGCGCAAGAAGGCCAAGCTCAAGTACGCCAACGCCTGCCTGGAAGATCTCGACCGCCGCACCGGACGCGCCCTGGACGAGCGTCTGATCGCCACCCTGGCCAGTGGCGACTGGATCCGCCAGCAGCACAACCTGCTGCTGACCGGCCCGACCGGTGCCGGCAAAACCTGGCTGGCCTGCGCCCTGGGCAACCAGGCCTGCCGCCAGGGCTATAGCACCCTGTACCTGCGCACCCCGCGCCTGCTGGAACAACTGCGCATCGCTCATGGCGACGGCAGCTTCGGCCGTACCCTGCAACAGCTGGCAAAGGTCGACGTCCTGGTGCTGGACGACTGGGCGCTAGCCCCGCTGGAGGAAGGAGCCCGGCATGACCTGCTGGAGGTGATCGACGACCGCGCTGGCAGCCGCTCCACCATCCTGACGAGCCAACTGCCCATCGAGCACTGGCACGGCTGGATCAACGACCCGACCCTGGCCGATGCCATCCTCGACCGCCTGGTGCACAACGCCTACCGACTGACGATGAAAGGCGAGTCGCTGCGCCGAAAAAAAGCCGAGGAACAAGCCGCATCGTGA
- a CDS encoding hybrid sensor histidine kinase/response regulator: MLSNIQAKLLIVDDLPENLLALEALIRREDRTVYKALSADEALSLLLQHEFAMAILDVQMPGMNGFELAELMRGTEKTKNIPIVFVSAAGRELNYAFKGYESGAVDFLHKPLDVHAVKSKVNVFVDLYRQSKAMKQQVEALEQSRREQEALLNKLQATQNELEQAVRMRDDFMSIVAHEVRTPLNGLILETQLRKMHLARENAAAFSLDKMQAMVDRDERQIKSLIRLIEDMLDISRIRTGKLSIRPSRFDLAQLVRGLVENFAPQVEAAQSSLTLQAEQPLEGQWDEFRIEQVISNLLTNALRYGAKSPIEVRVYAEDGEARVEVQDHGIGISEDNQKRIFQQFERVSASHVAAGLGLGLFISEQIVTAHGGTIAVESRLGQGARFRVSLPLA, translated from the coding sequence ATGTTAAGTAATATTCAAGCCAAGCTGCTGATCGTCGACGATCTGCCGGAGAACCTGCTGGCCCTGGAAGCGCTGATCAGGCGCGAGGACCGCACGGTGTACAAGGCGCTGTCGGCCGACGAAGCCTTGTCATTGCTGCTCCAGCACGAATTCGCCATGGCCATTCTCGATGTGCAGATGCCCGGCATGAACGGCTTCGAGCTGGCCGAACTGATGCGTGGCACCGAGAAGACCAAGAACATTCCCATCGTTTTCGTCAGCGCCGCCGGGCGTGAACTCAACTACGCCTTCAAGGGGTACGAGAGCGGGGCGGTGGACTTTCTGCACAAGCCGCTGGATGTCCATGCGGTCAAGAGCAAGGTCAATGTCTTCGTCGACCTGTACCGCCAGAGCAAGGCCATGAAGCAGCAGGTCGAGGCCCTGGAGCAGAGCCGACGCGAGCAGGAGGCGCTGCTCAACAAGCTCCAGGCCACCCAGAACGAGCTGGAGCAGGCGGTGCGCATGCGCGATGACTTCATGTCCATCGTCGCCCATGAGGTGCGCACGCCGCTCAATGGCCTGATCCTGGAAACCCAGCTGCGCAAGATGCACCTGGCCCGGGAGAACGCCGCGGCCTTCAGCCTGGACAAGATGCAGGCCATGGTCGATCGCGACGAGCGCCAGATCAAAAGCCTGATCCGCCTGATCGAGGACATGCTGGACATCTCGCGCATCCGCACCGGCAAGCTGTCGATCCGGCCATCGCGGTTCGACCTGGCGCAACTGGTGCGCGGGCTGGTGGAGAATTTCGCGCCCCAGGTGGAAGCCGCGCAATCGTCCCTGACGCTGCAGGCCGAGCAGCCCCTGGAAGGCCAATGGGATGAGTTCCGCATCGAACAGGTGATTTCCAACCTGCTGACCAATGCCCTGCGTTACGGGGCCAAGAGTCCAATCGAAGTCAGGGTCTATGCCGAAGATGGCGAGGCCCGGGTCGAGGTGCAGGACCACGGCATCGGCATCAGTGAAGACAACCAGAAACGTATTTTTCAGCAGTTCGAGCGCGTCAGCGCCAGCCACGTGGCGGCGGGCCTCGGGCTTGGGCTGTTTATTTCCGAACAGATAGTCACCGCCCACGGCGGCACCATCGCTGTCGAGAGTCGCCTGGGCCAAGGTGCGCGGTTTCGCGTAAGCCTGCCCCTGGCCTGA
- a CDS encoding chemotaxis protein CheB, giving the protein MSQETVAPHRRPRLEAVVVGASAGGVEALLSLFNEISAGFSLPVIVVLHLPDERRSQLADIFDRRLALRVKEADDKESIVPGTLYFAAPGYHLSVEQDRTLSLSQEERLHHSRPAIDYLFESAADAYGEHLVAVLLTGANQDGAQGLVEVKRQGGLTIVQDPVEAHVSTMPEAALALQQPDYILPLRGISRLLAELERIAC; this is encoded by the coding sequence ATGAGCCAGGAAACTGTCGCGCCCCATCGCCGGCCTCGGCTCGAGGCGGTGGTGGTCGGCGCCTCCGCAGGGGGCGTCGAAGCCTTGTTGAGCCTGTTCAATGAAATCAGCGCCGGTTTCAGCCTGCCGGTGATCGTGGTCCTGCACCTGCCCGACGAGCGTCGCAGCCAATTGGCCGACATCTTCGACCGGCGCCTGGCGCTGAGGGTGAAGGAGGCCGACGACAAGGAGTCGATCGTTCCAGGCACCCTGTACTTCGCGGCTCCCGGCTACCATCTGTCAGTGGAGCAGGACCGCACCTTGTCCCTGAGCCAGGAGGAGCGCCTGCATCACTCACGGCCAGCCATCGATTACCTGTTCGAGTCCGCCGCCGACGCCTACGGCGAGCACCTGGTGGCGGTGTTGCTGACCGGGGCCAATCAGGACGGCGCCCAGGGCCTGGTCGAGGTCAAGCGCCAGGGCGGGCTGACCATTGTCCAGGACCCCGTCGAAGCCCATGTCTCCACCATGCCGGAAGCGGCCCTGGCCCTGCAGCAACCGGACTACATCCTCCCTTTGCGCGGCATCAGCCGTCTGCTCGCCGAGCTGGAACGAATCGCATGTTAA
- the istA gene encoding IS21 family transposase, translated as MAAPRVAMRNIKECLRLKFEAGLSHEKIARALQLSKGVVSKYIAAARVAGLDWPALVAMDEAALAAALFAPTSTNKPRGERVLPDVLSIHRELRRKGVTLQLLWEEYLAAHAGQPTYRYTQFVEHYRRYAQTLKRSMRQLHRAGEKLFIDYAGPTLPVVDPATGEVRRAHIFVAALGASNYTYACATPGETQVDWLTSLGQALTYFGGVPEMVVPDNPRALVAQPDRYEPGLNRATLECARHYQTVILPARPRKPQDKAKAEVAVQVVERWIMARLRHRQFFSLHALNQAIAELLEDLNRRPFKRLDGCRRDWFERLDRPALRALPVHPYEVATFKRCKVSIDYHIEVNGSFYSVPSALARQNVDVRLTAHTLEVLHGNRRVASHLLLGRRGAYSTQREHMPAAHQAHREWTPQRLLDWGARIGPYTRQLIDHQLTHKPHPEMGYRACLGLLSLARRYGNARLEAAAERAVHLRAFTGRSVRNLLQQGLDQQPLPQRAAETTLPGDHENVRGADYYQPPQQELFDDAATHPESTAPATPGRHGPRPGRAMDAAGQPQPELR; from the coding sequence ATGGCGGCGCCGCGAGTAGCCATGCGAAACATCAAAGAATGTCTGCGCCTCAAGTTTGAGGCCGGCTTGTCCCACGAGAAGATTGCCCGTGCCTTGCAGCTGTCCAAGGGCGTGGTTAGCAAGTACATCGCGGCGGCGCGGGTGGCCGGGCTGGACTGGCCGGCGCTGGTGGCCATGGACGAGGCCGCGCTGGCGGCCGCCTTGTTTGCACCGACGTCGACGAACAAGCCGCGCGGTGAGCGAGTGCTGCCCGATGTGCTGAGCATCCACCGCGAGTTGCGACGCAAGGGCGTGACCTTGCAGCTGCTGTGGGAGGAATATCTCGCCGCGCATGCGGGCCAGCCGACCTACCGCTACACCCAGTTCGTCGAGCACTACCGGCGCTACGCCCAGACGCTCAAACGTTCGATGCGTCAGCTGCACCGTGCGGGCGAGAAGCTATTCATCGACTATGCCGGGCCGACGCTGCCGGTGGTCGACCCGGCCACCGGCGAAGTGCGCCGGGCGCACATCTTCGTCGCCGCCCTGGGCGCCTCGAATTACACCTATGCCTGCGCGACGCCAGGCGAAACCCAGGTGGACTGGCTGACCTCGCTGGGCCAGGCTCTGACCTACTTTGGCGGCGTGCCGGAAATGGTTGTGCCGGACAATCCGCGCGCCCTGGTCGCCCAGCCGGATCGCTACGAGCCGGGCCTGAACCGGGCCACGCTGGAGTGCGCGCGTCATTACCAGACGGTGATCCTGCCGGCACGGCCACGCAAGCCTCAGGACAAGGCCAAGGCCGAGGTGGCGGTGCAGGTGGTCGAGCGCTGGATCATGGCGCGGCTGCGCCATCGGCAGTTCTTCAGCCTGCATGCGCTTAACCAGGCCATCGCCGAGCTGCTGGAGGATCTGAATCGGCGCCCGTTCAAGCGGCTCGATGGCTGCCGGCGCGACTGGTTCGAGCGCCTGGATCGCCCGGCCTTGCGAGCGCTGCCGGTGCATCCCTACGAGGTCGCCACCTTCAAGCGCTGCAAGGTCAGCATCGACTACCACATCGAGGTCAATGGCAGCTTCTACAGCGTGCCCTCCGCCCTGGCCCGGCAGAACGTGGACGTGCGACTGACGGCACACACCCTGGAAGTGCTGCATGGCAACCGGCGGGTGGCCAGCCACCTGCTGCTGGGGCGACGCGGCGCTTACAGTACCCAGCGCGAGCACATGCCCGCGGCGCACCAGGCGCATCGCGAATGGACGCCACAACGCCTGCTCGACTGGGGCGCGCGGATCGGCCCCTACACGCGCCAACTGATCGATCACCAACTGACCCACAAGCCGCACCCGGAGATGGGCTACCGCGCCTGCCTCGGCCTGCTCTCGCTGGCCCGGCGCTATGGCAATGCACGCCTGGAAGCCGCTGCCGAACGTGCCGTACACCTGCGCGCCTTCACCGGGCGCAGCGTGCGCAACCTGCTCCAGCAAGGCCTGGATCAACAGCCGCTGCCCCAGCGTGCCGCCGAAACGACCTTACCCGGCGACCACGAGAACGTCCGTGGCGCCGACTACTACCAACCCCCGCAACAGGAGCTGTTCGATGATGCCGCAACACACCCTGAATCAACTGCACCAGCTACGCCTGGACGGCATGGCCCGCGCCCTGGAAGAGCAATGGACGCTGCCGGCCAGCCACAGCCTGAGCTTCGATGA
- a CDS encoding tetratricopeptide repeat protein, whose amino-acid sequence MSLPRRYLLISLSLVIALALAWNFLRSSPPVVPEAIKHGYGPALEKARNGQPGAARVLYQQLARPDLSDSQRIRLLAVLPNYPSPQALKLADADLHHASPAVRKAAINSVLGLVPSGQRSLLLGPLLDDHEQSVRFAAVDALLGLSPDDQGLYFGPLQQVIDEYTQGLKTQGDNVDAQYQLARLYLHNADLLKAQQTLEQALRLAPDNLQAVVLQIEVLDKQGQSDAARQLLAKQLQAQQDSAYLQHALGLWLLHHGQGEFALLGLSRAVELEPNNAAYRYDLATTLYSQQELEAAQKQLEEIVQRQPYNRKARVLLINYWKESGQLQNVQVLLAQLEQQNPDDPALQQGL is encoded by the coding sequence ATGTCACTGCCCCGTCGCTACCTGCTGATCAGCCTGTCGCTCGTCATTGCCCTGGCCCTGGCCTGGAACTTCCTGCGCAGCAGTCCGCCGGTGGTCCCCGAGGCCATCAAGCACGGCTATGGCCCGGCCCTGGAAAAAGCCCGCAATGGCCAGCCCGGCGCGGCCCGGGTGCTGTACCAGCAACTGGCGCGCCCCGACCTCAGCGACTCGCAGCGCATCCGCCTGCTGGCGGTGCTGCCCAACTACCCCAGCCCGCAAGCCCTGAAACTGGCAGATGCCGATCTGCACCACGCCTCGCCGGCTGTGCGCAAGGCGGCGATCAACAGCGTGCTGGGCCTGGTGCCCAGCGGCCAGCGCAGCCTGCTGCTGGGGCCGCTGCTCGACGATCACGAGCAAAGCGTGCGCTTTGCCGCGGTGGACGCTCTGCTGGGCCTGTCCCCGGATGATCAGGGCCTGTATTTCGGCCCCTTGCAGCAGGTGATCGACGAATACACCCAGGGGCTCAAGACCCAGGGAGACAACGTCGACGCCCAGTACCAGCTGGCGCGCCTGTACCTGCACAACGCCGATCTGCTCAAGGCCCAGCAGACCCTGGAACAGGCCCTGCGCCTGGCGCCGGACAACCTGCAGGCGGTGGTGCTGCAGATCGAGGTGCTGGACAAGCAGGGCCAGAGCGACGCCGCCCGCCAATTGCTGGCCAAGCAACTGCAGGCCCAGCAGGACTCGGCCTACCTGCAACACGCCCTGGGCCTCTGGCTGCTGCACCATGGCCAGGGTGAATTCGCCCTGCTGGGCCTGTCCCGGGCCGTGGAGCTGGAACCCAACAACGCCGCCTATCGTTACGACCTGGCCACCACCCTGTACAGCCAGCAGGAGCTGGAGGCGGCGCAGAAGCAACTGGAAGAAATCGTCCAGCGCCAGCCTTACAACCGCAAGGCGCGGGTGCTCCTGATCAACTACTGGAAAGAAAGCGGCCAGTTGCAGAACGTCCAGGTGCTACTGGCCCAGCTGGAGCAGCAGAACCCCGACGACCCGGCCCTGCAGCAAGGCCTGTAA
- a CDS encoding DUF3313 domain-containing protein, translating to MKLALMIGTACLASLALVGCSSNLTQPDEYSGFLQDYSRLKEAKSPSGVEVMRWVDPKLDVSRYRAIYIEPTQFYPQPKATAKIPQSTLNAINQYYDQALRREAARSLPLAQGPGPGVVVVRAAITAVSSKTEGLKPYEVIPVALVAAAVSTATGIRDQQTTLGTEAVFLDGSSGKVIAQVVRKGTGKPLANDSQVMKAEDVKNVIDGWAADFHQSFAKLKAR from the coding sequence ATGAAGCTTGCACTGATGATCGGCACCGCGTGCCTGGCCTCCCTGGCACTGGTCGGCTGCTCCAGCAACCTGACTCAGCCCGACGAGTATTCCGGGTTTCTCCAGGATTACAGCCGCCTCAAGGAGGCCAAGTCACCCTCCGGGGTGGAGGTGATGCGCTGGGTCGATCCCAAGCTGGATGTCAGCCGCTACCGGGCGATCTACATCGAACCCACCCAGTTCTACCCTCAGCCCAAAGCCACGGCGAAGATTCCCCAGAGCACCCTCAACGCGATCAATCAGTACTACGACCAGGCCCTCAGGCGCGAGGCGGCGCGCAGCCTGCCTTTGGCTCAGGGCCCCGGTCCGGGTGTGGTGGTGGTACGGGCGGCCATCACTGCGGTCAGCAGCAAGACCGAAGGCCTGAAGCCTTATGAAGTGATTCCCGTGGCGCTGGTGGCGGCGGCGGTGAGCACCGCCACCGGGATCCGCGATCAGCAGACCACCCTCGGCACCGAGGCGGTGTTTCTCGATGGCAGCAGCGGCAAGGTGATCGCCCAGGTGGTGCGCAAGGGCACCGGCAAGCCCCTGGCCAATGACAGCCAGGTGATGAAGGCCGAGGACGTGAAAAACGTCATCGACGGCTGGGCCGCGGACTTCCATCAGTCGTTCGCCAAGCTCAAGGCGCGCTAG
- a CDS encoding response regulator — MSEDAQDVVLIVEDEPVILMLLADYLSGLGYRVLQAENGEQAFEILASKPHLDVMITDYRLPGGITGVMIAEPAVKLRPDLKVIFISGYPNEILECASPITRKAPILAKPFDLNRLQEQIQQLLA, encoded by the coding sequence ATGAGTGAAGATGCACAAGACGTCGTACTGATCGTCGAAGATGAACCGGTGATCCTGATGCTGCTGGCCGACTACCTGTCGGGCCTGGGCTACCGGGTGCTCCAGGCCGAGAATGGCGAGCAGGCGTTCGAGATTCTCGCCAGCAAGCCGCACCTGGACGTGATGATCACCGATTACCGGCTGCCGGGCGGGATTACCGGGGTGATGATCGCCGAGCCAGCGGTGAAGCTGCGCCCGGACCTCAAGGTGATTTTCATCAGCGGCTACCCCAATGAAATCCTCGAATGCGCCAGCCCCATCACCCGCAAGGCGCCGATTCTAGCCAAGCCGTTCGACCTCAACCGCCTGCAGGAACAGATCCAGCAACTGCTGGCTTGA
- a CDS encoding CheR family methyltransferase: protein MERNTEIELRLLIEAIYLKYSYDFRDYSGASIKRRVNHALRQFECKTISALQERVLHDPTAFMQLLQFLTIPVSEMFRDPSHFLAIRQEVVPLLKTYPSIKIWIAGCSTGEEVYSMAILLREEGLLERTIIYATDINPSSLEKAKQGIFSLENVRAYTHNYQQAGGQRSFADYYTAAYDYAIFDKTLRENVTFADHSLATDSVFSETQLISCRNVLIYFNKKLQDRAFGLFHESLCHRGFLVLGSKETLEFSAYGKHFEPLVKQERIYRKT, encoded by the coding sequence GTGGAGCGTAATACCGAGATCGAACTGCGTTTGCTGATCGAAGCTATCTACCTGAAATACAGCTACGACTTCCGCGACTACTCCGGCGCTTCGATCAAGCGCCGGGTCAACCACGCCCTGCGCCAGTTCGAATGCAAGACCATTTCCGCGTTGCAGGAGCGGGTACTGCACGACCCGACCGCGTTCATGCAACTGCTGCAGTTCCTGACCATTCCGGTGAGCGAGATGTTTCGCGATCCGTCGCACTTCCTGGCCATCCGCCAGGAGGTGGTGCCGCTGCTCAAGACCTACCCGTCGATCAAGATCTGGATCGCCGGCTGCAGCACCGGCGAGGAGGTGTACTCCATGGCCATCCTGCTGCGGGAAGAGGGGTTGCTGGAACGCACCATCATCTATGCCACCGACATCAACCCCAGCTCCCTGGAAAAGGCCAAGCAAGGCATCTTCTCCCTGGAGAACGTGCGGGCCTACACCCACAACTACCAGCAGGCCGGTGGCCAGCGCTCCTTTGCCGACTATTACACCGCGGCCTACGACTACGCGATCTTCGACAAGACCCTGCGCGAGAACGTGACCTTTGCCGATCACAGCCTGGCGACGGACAGCGTCTTCTCCGAAACTCAATTAATTTCGTGTCGTAACGTATTGATTTATTTCAATAAAAAATTGCAGGATCGGGCTTTTGGGCTGTTCCATGAGTCGCTTTGCCACCGTGGTTTCCTGGTGCTGGGCAGCAAGGAAACCCTGGAGTTTTCCGCCTATGGCAAGCATTTCGAACCCTTGGTCAAACAAGAACGGATCTACCGCAAGACATGA
- a CDS encoding DUF3829 domain-containing protein, whose translation MPWRLGYYTYGAQSAWRMAFADLLNNARDFADSAKTDMDTLPARECEPRMLYRLRHLQPDAPLIGLAERYIDALHQANLARRAHSSAVPGAYMPAEEDPATVARLQPDFDRYLQASADLRTALASADIGARREQQRLLEQRLGRDIHWHLLDYMIQARLTVEQLDQGVREKTLTPGQLARASQDLQQAWDAGQPLRNQPQNGRSESAHYLWSQITRPAQRYQQTLHTLHQDWQERAAPERLSEDYHNVVRAYDSLLSYYNKQAQVDY comes from the coding sequence GTGCCGTGGCGCCTGGGCTATTACACCTACGGCGCTCAATCGGCCTGGCGCATGGCATTCGCCGACCTGCTGAACAATGCCAGGGACTTTGCCGACAGCGCGAAAACCGACATGGACACCCTGCCCGCTCGCGAATGCGAGCCGCGCATGCTCTATCGCCTGCGCCACCTGCAGCCCGATGCGCCGCTGATCGGCCTGGCCGAGCGCTACATAGACGCACTGCACCAGGCCAACCTGGCCCGTCGCGCCCATTCCAGCGCAGTGCCCGGCGCCTACATGCCGGCCGAGGAAGATCCGGCCACCGTGGCCCGGCTCCAGCCCGACTTCGACCGTTACCTGCAAGCTTCCGCCGACCTGCGCACAGCCCTGGCCAGCGCCGACATCGGCGCCCGGCGCGAACAACAGCGGCTGCTTGAACAGCGCCTGGGGCGGGACATCCATTGGCACCTGCTGGACTACATGATCCAGGCGCGGCTCACGGTGGAGCAGCTCGACCAGGGCGTGCGCGAGAAAACCCTGACCCCGGGACAACTGGCCAGGGCCAGCCAGGATCTGCAGCAGGCCTGGGATGCCGGACAACCCTTGCGCAACCAGCCGCAGAACGGCCGCAGCGAGTCAGCCCATTACCTGTGGAGCCAGATCACCCGGCCGGCCCAGCGCTACCAGCAGACCCTGCACACCTTGCACCAGGATTGGCAGGAACGAGCCGCGCCCGAGCGCCTGAGCGAGGACTATCACAACGTAGTGCGGGCCTACGACTCGCTGCTCAGCTACTACAACAAACAGGCCCAGGTGGATTACTGA
- a CDS encoding IS3 family transposase, producing the protein MIEGLKGQLSIRHCCRLLGVPRSSYYAKPVARSEPGVERRLEKTIRQLHREHRGALGARGFARELKKQGVAVGRHRMGRLMKNLGLVRRRARYAHYRRTGKPSNTAANVLDRRFNPASPNTFWAGDITYIRVGGSWLYLAIVMDLFSRRIVGWAFSRTADAELSLKALRLAVGIRRPGSALVFHSDQGCQYTADRFVEYLAEKQIVQSMSRRANCWDNAVVERYFRTLKHDWSPENGYQNHFEAQKDVMDFIAHYNHRRCHSASNDLPPAAFERLAA; encoded by the coding sequence ATGATCGAGGGTTTGAAAGGACAGCTCTCCATTCGGCACTGCTGCCGACTTCTGGGCGTGCCTCGCAGCAGCTATTACGCCAAGCCCGTGGCTCGGTCTGAACCTGGGGTCGAGCGGCGACTGGAAAAGACCATTCGGCAACTGCACCGGGAGCATCGAGGTGCCCTGGGCGCCCGGGGATTTGCCAGAGAGCTCAAAAAACAGGGCGTAGCGGTTGGGCGCCATCGTATGGGCCGTCTGATGAAAAACCTTGGACTGGTCAGGCGACGAGCCCGTTACGCTCACTATCGTCGGACCGGAAAGCCCAGCAATACCGCAGCCAATGTCCTCGATCGTCGCTTTAATCCTGCATCACCCAATACGTTTTGGGCCGGAGACATCACTTACATTCGCGTCGGTGGAAGCTGGCTGTACCTGGCAATCGTGATGGATTTGTTTTCACGTCGGATCGTCGGCTGGGCCTTTTCCAGGACCGCCGATGCCGAGCTGTCGCTCAAGGCGTTGCGGCTGGCTGTTGGCATACGTCGGCCTGGTTCAGCGCTGGTATTCCACTCAGACCAGGGCTGCCAATACACCGCGGATCGCTTTGTCGAATACCTGGCTGAAAAGCAGATCGTGCAGAGCATGAGTCGACGCGCAAACTGCTGGGACAACGCGGTGGTGGAGCGTTATTTCCGGACACTGAAACACGATTGGTCGCCTGAAAATGGCTACCAGAATCATTTTGAGGCGCAGAAGGATGTGATGGATTTCATTGCCCATTACAACCATCGGCGTTGCCACAGCGCCTCGAACGATCTGCCGCCCGCCGCTTTTGAAAGGCTGGCGGCCTAA
- a CDS encoding transposase: MGFRVVSAEEKAEAIRLVVEMNYSVPKACEQTGVGPTALRRWVARWRKEHEGALLPTRPQDQELIDSLQARLALLEAENSVLKKQLPSHLKVLFSRIK, encoded by the coding sequence ATGGGATTTCGGGTTGTTAGCGCTGAAGAAAAGGCTGAAGCCATTCGCTTGGTCGTGGAAATGAATTACTCGGTGCCTAAGGCATGTGAGCAAACCGGGGTTGGACCTACAGCCCTGCGACGCTGGGTCGCCAGATGGCGCAAGGAGCATGAAGGAGCCTTGCTGCCCACACGCCCTCAGGACCAGGAACTGATTGATTCACTGCAGGCCAGGCTCGCCTTGCTGGAAGCCGAGAATAGCGTCCTAAAAAAGCAATTGCCCTCTCATCTGAAGGTGCTGTTCAGCCGAATCAAATGA